A window of Glycine soja cultivar W05 chromosome 2, ASM419377v2, whole genome shotgun sequence genomic DNA:
TGGATGCAAACAAATTAGAGGCAGTTCAGAATTGGCCAAAGCCTATGAATCTAAAGCAGTTAAGGGGCTTCCTAGGACTTACAAATTATTGTAGAAATTTGTTAAGTCATGTGCTACCATTGCAGCACCTCTAACTGATTTATTGAAGAATGACTCTTTCAAATGGATTCAAGCTACTGCTCAGGCTTTCCAACAACTTAAGATAGCCATGACTTCTGCACTTGTCTTGGCTATTCCtaatttcaatgaaatttttatattagaaaCGGATGCTTCAGGGAGTGGAGTTGGTGTTGTGTTAAGCCAAAACAAGCATCCTATTGCTTATTTCTCAAAAAGTTGTCTGGTAGAATGCAGAAACAATTTGCATATACTTCGGAATTCTATGCTATTACTTAAGCTTTAGCTAAATTCAGACATTATCTTCTTGGCCATAAGTTTATCATTAAGACTGATCAGAAAAGTTTAAAAGAGTTAATGGAGCAGAAGTTGCAGACCCCTGAGCAACAATAGTAGCTTCCTAAGTTCCTAGGATATGACTTTACTATTCAGTACAAGCCTGGGAAAGAGAACATACCGGCAGATGCATTGCCTAGGAGTTTTATGATGGCCATTTCCAGCCCAATTCATTCTTGGATAAATCAAGTAATTGACAGGACTCAAACTGATCCTCAATTGGTGAAAATCTATCAAAGTTGCCTACAAGGCAAACCTCTTTATAATGATTACAACATTCAAAATGGATTATTGATGTTCAAGGATAAAATTGTATTACCTAGTGATTCTGCACTATTGAATTAGATCATGCAAGAGTTTCATAGTACTAAAATTGGTGGACATGCAGGGGTCAATAAAACAATAGCCCGAATTGGGGCTCAATTTTACTGGAGTGGAATAAGGAATGATATTAGTAAGTTTGTCAGGGAATGTTCCATTTGTCAACAGGCCAAAGTTGATAATGTGTTGCCTGCTGGTTTATTACAACCTCTTCCAATTCCTCAACAAATTTGGGGGGATATAGTAATGGATTTCATTGTTTAGTTACCAACTTCTCAGGGGTTTTCCATTATCCTTGTGGTTGTGGATAGGCTTTCAAAATTCGGTTATTTCATCCCTTTAAAAGTTGATTACAATGCTAAAGTGGTTGCTGAGGTTTTTATTAACCACATTGTGAAGATTCATGGATTTCCAAAGTCCATAGTATCAGATAGAGACAAAGTTTTTATTAGTTCATTTTGGTAAGAATTATTTAAGTCTCAAGGTACAATACTGTCCATGAGCTCTTCTTACCATCCACAATCCGATGGACAAATTGAGAATCTTAATAAGACACTAAAGATATATTTGAGGTGTTTTGTATTTGAACATCCAATAAATTGGGTTTCAATGCTTCCTTGGACTCAATTTTGGTACAACACTTCTTTTCATCAAAGTTTGGGAATGACCCTTTTCCAAGCTGTATTTGGTAGAGCTCCACCCTCAGTGAGTCATTATGAAGCTGATCCGATAGATCCCAATCAGCTTAAGGAGTCCTTGCAGCAAAGAGACCAACTTCTTTCCAAGCTTAAAGTGAATTTGTGGAAGGCACAATAGTATATGAAGATGCAGGCAGATAAAAAGAGGAGAGATTTGCAATTCAAAGAAGGTGATTTGGTTCTTGTGAAGCTTCAACCATATCGACAACATTTTGTCACTTTAAGGAAATATCAAAAACTAGGAATGCATTTTTTTGGTCCTTTTCCGATGCTGGAGAAGATTGGAAATGTCACATACAAGCTTAAACTTCCGGAATCGACAATGATACATCTTGTTTTTCATGTTGCTCTGCTTAAACCATTCCATGGCATGGTTTCTCAACCTTATGTTCCCTTGCCCCTTAATTCCAGTGATATGGGTCTAGTCCTCAATCCTTTGAAGGTGTTGGACGTGCGTGTTATTAGAAGATTGAAGAAGGAAATCTCATAAGTATTGATTCAATGGGAAGCTACTAAAGCTAAAGATGCTACTTGGGAAGATTTGCAAGACATTGTGAACTCTTATCCTCAGTTCAACCTTGAGGACAAACTTATTTTCGATGAGAAGGATAATGTAACATACGTAAAGTCTGAAGAAGTTTTGGCGCGAAATTCTATTGAGAAGGAAGGACACGTGTCAGACGATCTGCATCACATGGGAGTTAGGAAAAGCACACGGTTGAGGAGAAAGAACATATTGCTAAAGGAATTTGCACATTAAGGGGGAGGATGAAGGTGATCCTCTCTCTGATGTCTCTTCCTCTCTGACATTCTGATTAcatttcctttctctctctaagaTACTTTTTTTATCTGTTCGTACTTCATACTTGCTTCTGTTATTTGtcaaattattttccttaaCGGATTCTGTTCTAATGTTTCTGAAAATTATATTGTTATGTTTCAGAATGCATCCCGTCCTAGGTGCTCGTTTGTCAACGAGACTATATTACATGTGCTTCATGGCTGCCCTCATTCAGGGGAGCTTTGGTGACTTGTTCTGATCTCAATGATAGGATTTACGAAATTTTGTACCACGAGGAAGCTGAAGTTATGATCACTCTATGATGGTGGGCTTGGCACTGGCAGCATAATGTTATTTTCAACTCCCAACACTGGTTTATTTCTCATTGTGTAGTATGATCCGGTCTAGTGTTGTAGGATACTCTCGATTTGCTGGAAGGAATTTATTCAGGAATGAGTTCCACCGGAAATGCCACATCTCTCTACTAGTGAAGTTTAATTTGGATGGAAGCCATAGAAACAATTGCATGGGCGTTGGAGGGGTTCTTCGAGATCATATAGATTTCTGGATGGGAAGCTATACACTTGGGCGATACTTATTCACGAGATTGGTTCCCTTATGATGCAGAACTGACAACAGGTAGAGCTTCAAGTAATTTCAAGAGAAACTAATGGGATTCTTCAGCACCCGCAATGATGGATTCCTAGCTCGTGGCCCCAAGTGGGGTTCTAGCTCATAAGAAAATCACAAATTGTCATGTACATATTACAACTAATTTGATAACTTTCATaagaattactttaaaaatcttATCGTTATGATCTTAGTAATAATTTTTGTACaatgtataaaaaaagattTGGATTCTCTACCTTCATGCACTCACATAGTCATCAATCTtagtcttcaatttttttttctcaacttcTATACAATTAACagaataaaagaagagaaaattttaGTCACCAGATCTTTACTGCTTGATTGAATGCAGGGAATCCAGGTCCgttaaaaatcaaactttttttttatttaaattttcgtACAATATGGAGACGTTTGTTTAGAGAGAGTTCAATGGCTAtgaaataaatcaagaaaaaaacctACATTTTTTTCCTATACAATACAATAAAGTTTGGATATTTATAGAATTCGtctaattattatttgattcctggaaattttatttctaaaaatattagatGAGAATGATATTCttgagtattttaaaaaaatttgtttgacttACTATTAagaatcttttttatattattagaaatatttaaaatatatgtttggtttaagtttgtttcgtaggaatatatattattttactaaaatatcctttacgcattaaataaattattatattttatatcaacaaTTAATCATACCATAAATTAATCTTACATGATGTCAACATCGGGCATCATTCAAACATActtgtataaaattaaattcaaacttaGTACACaatattttacatattaattGTACAATTTTCACCTAAAAATAAGGAACAAATTGAGAAGAACATAGAGGATTATGTAAAGTAAAACTTTGATTTGTTAGCAAGAATACGATGATAATAAAATTGATAGATAATTAGAGAAGTGATAGAATAATAGATATTAACAATGAgggtataataatatttttacataataaatcaCACAAAAATTCATATTCTCactatctttcatttcatttcatgtaaatcaaatcaatataaaaacaaaattaacattaaatatcttattttttttgaaaataaaacatgCTTTGAGAATCTTTTCTTCATGGGAAAACATCCTTATTTTCATCTCAATATTTCTGACCAACAAAATTTTGTGAAACAAACACATCTATTATcgtaaaaatcaaatcaaattattatattaatataaatccaAACTTTCCTTTTGAAATTGCAAACTTCGAATTTCAAACTCAGAAAACATTTTTCCAACGAACACCATGGTCCACGGTCCCATCCACGCCAGTCACTCACCATGGGGTGCGTGAGTCACACCTTTCCGCCACACGAAATCAAACTCCCCGTGCTTGCCAGCTATCAATTCCCCTCTCGctgcctctctctctctctgtcaaAGCAATATtcttattaactaattaataaacTACACGAAGAATCattcacaaaaaaaactaaaattcttaatatcaagaaaaaaaaagttgtgacttctTTACTTTCTATCAAACTTTTTCTTAAATCTTCTATGAAACTTAATCattgtctttatatattattaatattgatgaatttagtcttaaatttgaaaatacatactatgaatttgttttttaaaaaatttacaaacataataactttatttgtaaaagggACTAAatctatagtatttttttaatgttgagaGCTAAATTTATCAGTAAAATATAATTAGgcctaaaaaaaaactcattttgaagagagagaaaaaggtaaaaaaaaaaaacaaaggctaTTTTTGTCCTGGACCAATGAAATGGGATCCAAAGGTGGAGATTGCGCGcgtccaaaaataaaaataaccccCCCTCGAAAACGCAATCATGGGTGGCAGAAACAGAAGCACAGCACCACGAACCAATCCCAGCCTTTCGGTTCCCCCACAAATAAAATAGTTACCACAACCCATTTGTTGCTTGCTGCGAGCGAatccctctctctctttctctttctctctcatccagatcttgcaaaaaaaaaaaaacacaatggcAGCGAGCGCTCCCACTCCACGCGAAGAGTTCGTGTACATGGCGAAGCTGGCGGAGCAGGCCGAGCGCTACGAGGAGATGGTGGAGTTCATGGAGAAGGTCTCCGCCTCCGCCGAGAGCGAGGAGCTGACCGTGGAGGAGCGCAACCTCCTCTCCGTCGCCTACAAGAACGTAATCGGCGCTCGCCGCGCCTCCTGGCGCATCATCTCCTCCATTGAGCAGAAGGAGGAGAGCCGCGGCAACGAGGACCACGTCGCCGTCATCCGTGACTACCGCTCCAAGATCGAGGCCGAGCTCTCCAACATCTGCGACGGAATCCTCAAGCTCCTCGACACGCGCCTCGTCCCCTCCGCCGCCTCCGGCGACTCCAAGGTCTTCTACCTCAAGATGAAGGGAGACTACCACAGGTACCTCGCTGAGTTCAAGACCGGCGCCGACCGCAAGGAAGCCGCCGAGAGCACGCTCTCCGCCTACAAAGCCGCTCaggtttgctttttttttttttccttttcagttttttcgattttattttttattttttgcgaTGTAGATCTGTGGATTTTGGGTTAGAATGATGGAATCTTTTACGGTGACAGTGATTTATTTTTGAAGCGATGGatgttgaaaattgaaaatattacttgtttgaaagtaaaaatattagtaaattgTTGAATCGGTTTTGTTTGCATGTTTGATCTATGGTTCAAAACTTGTGATTCCGCGCAATTTGCAAATTATAGGTTAGAAATAGTGGAATCTTTACGGTaacagtgatttttttttaaagcgaaggaaattgaaattttgaaattgcttgtttaaaattgaaaatattaaatttttgaatCCGTTTTTGCTTGCTTGTTTGATCTGCAGTTCTAAACATGTGGTTCTGCGTTGCGATTTCTTTATGTCAGAACaatgattttgttaaaaaaaaggaagttgAAATCCGGAAATTACTTGTTTAAAATTGAGAATCTTGAATAATTGAGTAGCTTTTGTGTGCGCGTATGATCTGCGGTTACTTTAATTTTGTGTATTGAAATTGATCTGTGGCTTTCTAAACTGGAGATTTTGTTCGAATGATTTGCTTTGATTTTGAAGTGTGGATTCCGCGTTTTGTTTGTTctgatgttttttatttgactgTGTTGTGTGCAGGACATTGCTAACACCGAGCTGCCTCCAACTCACCCTATCAGGCTGGGTCTTGCTCTGAATTTCTctgtgttttactatgagattCTTAACTCTCCTGATCGTGCATGCAGCCTTGCAAAACAGGTTGGTGTTAGAGAatctgtgttttttttatttcaataaatgcCTATTCGATTAAATTACAGTGTTTTCTGCTGTAAATAAAAGTACCATTATGACTGTATGTAGTAAAATATTCGAAGTTTGTTGTTCATGAATTGGAATAGGAATAATTCTCATTTATTGCAAATAGTTTCAGTTATGTTGAAGTAACCTTGTTTGGTCCTGGTGACTAGATAGGAGTAGTATTTAATCTTGAACATTTCATTTAACTTTGATATTCACTAGGCTTTTGATGAGGCTATTGCTGAATTGGATACGTTGGGAGAGGAATCATACAAGGATAGCACTTTGATCATGCAACTTCTTCGTGATAACCTTACCCTCTGGACCTCTGACATGCAGGTATGGCTTTTGAGTTTTCCACCATAACTTTGGCATCTTATCCTCTTATTGTCTTTAGAAAATCTATTTATTGATTgcggttgttatttttgttggGGTTTCAGGATGATGGTGCAGATGAAATTAAAGAAGCCGCACCCAAAGGTGACGGggaacaaaattaaacatacCATACTTCTAATTAGTGATTGAACTTCCCTTGTGTAATGTTTTCAAAGGGAGAAGGTGTTGAATGCTAATCTCGGTGTTACTGAGATTTTGGGCATTCATGTTCTTCG
This region includes:
- the LOC114394893 gene encoding 14-3-3-like protein, which produces MAASAPTPREEFVYMAKLAEQAERYEEMVEFMEKVSASAESEELTVEERNLLSVAYKNVIGARRASWRIISSIEQKEESRGNEDHVAVIRDYRSKIEAELSNICDGILKLLDTRLVPSAASGDSKVFYLKMKGDYHRYLAEFKTGADRKEAAESTLSAYKAAQDIANTELPPTHPIRLGLALNFSVFYYEILNSPDRACSLAKQAFDEAIAELDTLGEESYKDSTLIMQLLRDNLTLWTSDMQDDGADEIKEAAPKGDGEQN